The genomic interval GCTTCACCTACGAGCGGCTGGGTGTGCTCTACGAGGAGCAGGGGAAGCTGGAACAGGCGCTGGAGGCGTTCGAGACGGCTCGCCGGATCGAACAGAAGCGGGGTCCCAGCAAGCGGCTGGTCCGGCTGGTCCGACGCGTCGAAGCGTTGCAGCGGCGGCTGCAGGACCGGGCGCATGAGAAAAGCACGCGTCCGTTGTTTTCGGAGGCGAGCTACAGTAGCAGCGGACGGCCGCAGCGGGCAGCGGCCGGTACGCAGCGACGTAAGGGCTGTCTGGGCATGTGGCTGCTGGGAGCGATCGGCCTGGGCGGACTGCTGGGATGGCTTATTTGAACGATTTGTGTACGTGCGCGGCCTCCCATGATATTCCGGAGATTTACTACAAACAGGCTTTGCTCGTAGTCCGGCACGGAGCGCAGCGGCGTGCCGTTTCGGGTCACGCCCTTCAGGCTCCTGGAAGGGAGAGCAGTGCCGTGGGATGGGCGCTGGCCCGGGAACCTGTCGCACGCCTCCCGGAGTTTGCCTTTTCGCCCGGAGCCATACTTTTCCGCTCATGGCGATTCTGACGGTCCCGAAAGTTTTGCGTGAAAAACTCGGTGACGAGGGCGTCGAGGCGCTGATCGCTTTGCTCAACGAAGCGGCCCATCACGAACGCAACAATCTGCTGGGCATTCTGGAAGAACGTTTTGAGCGGCGCGTAACCGAGGAAGGCAAGCGATTGGACAATCGCATCGCAGAGGAGGTTGCCAAACTGGACCGCCGGATCACGGAGGAGGTTGCCAGACTGGATCACCGGATCTCGGAGGAGGTTGCCAGACTGGACCGCCGGATCACGGAGGAGGTTGCCAGACTGGACCGCCGGATTACGGAGGAGGTAAAGCGGCTGGAGGTGTTGCTTGCCGAGACGGAGAAGCGACTGGATCACCGGATCACAGAGGAGGTGTCGCGGTTGGAGGTAGCGCTCAGCGAGCGGTATGCGAGTCTGGTGCGGTGGATGTTCATTTTCTGGGCGGGGCAGATCGGGGTGCTCGTGGCGCTGTTCGCGCTGCTGCGATGAAGCGGAGAATTCGTTCAGACATGCGTATATGGGATTGCCGATTTACTGGTGCATGAGGGGGCCACATCCCATGTGCCCGTGCTTTCAGCCCAGAATAAGCGGCGCCAACCCCCAAAGCCCCGAACGACGGCGCCCCCACCCAGCAGGCGCACCCTCCCCCTGGCCTCCTCCCTGGCAGGGAGGGGGAAGCACATGAGGAAAGACGGCGACGCTGAAACGCGCCCAGGCAACCGTTGCTACTGCCAGCTGTAGCCCACAGATCCTGCTCCCCCTTGCAGGGGGAGCTGTCGCGAAGCGACTGAGGGGGTCAAGGGATGCCGTGCACATGCACCATGATTCTCGGAAAATCATAGTAGAAGCCATCCGAAAAAGGTTCTCAAGAAGATCATGAGGCACCCGAGCAATACAAAACCCAGGTAGTTTTCCGCGTAGCGCTCATGACGCATCACAATCCGGCGAAAATGCCCCAACCACGCAAACAACCGCTCTACTTTCCAACGGCGTCGATAGCGACGAAGCTTACGCCCATCCTGCGTCTTTTTCCGCTTCCGATTCCGCCGATGCGGGGCAATCATCTCTATACCCTGTTGCGCCAATGCCTTATCCAGCGGATCACTGTCATATGCCCGATCTCCAATCAAACGTACTGGCCTGGCCTCGGTAAAACGAGCCGCCAGAGTGGCTTCGACCAACCGGGTCTCATGTGGCGAAGCACTGGCCACCAGCACCGCCAGCGGCATCCCATTGGCATCGGCTATCGCCATGAGTTTGCTTCCTTTACCTCGCTTTGTCTTGCCCACACACGTCCCCCCTTTTTAGCAGCGACAAAGCAGGCATCGATAAAGCACTCCGAAAGCTTGAGCTTGCCCTGTTGGTGGAGTTCTTCGGCCAACACCTGCAAAATGCGTTGGAGGGTGCCGTTTCGGTTCCATGCTTGGAAGCGATCGTGGCAGGTGGACCTGGGCGGAAAGTGGGCGGGGAGCTTGGCCCAGGGAGCGCCGGTCTGGAGTATCCAGAGGAT from Rhodothermus marinus carries:
- a CDS encoding LA_3696 family protein, coding for MAILTVPKVLREKLGDEGVEALIALLNEAAHHERNNLLGILEERFERRVTEEGKRLDNRIAEEVAKLDRRITEEVARLDHRISEEVARLDRRITEEVARLDRRITEEVKRLEVLLAETEKRLDHRITEEVSRLEVALSERYASLVRWMFIFWAGQIGVLVALFALLR
- a CDS encoding tetratricopeptide repeat protein encodes the protein MGQRAVWFARNEQAEALERAGRKAEALALYEANAREGCDLSFTYERLGVLYEEQGKLEQALEAFETARRIEQKRGPSKRLVRLVRRVEALQRRLQDRAHEKSTRPLFSEASYSSSGRPQRAAAGTQRRKGCLGMWLLGAIGLGGLLGWLI
- a CDS encoding IS5 family transposase (programmed frameshift), with protein sequence MKLTDAQWARIEPLIVSPPKRPDRRGRPRRADREILEAILWILQTGAPWAKLPAHFPPRSTCHDRFQAWNRNGTLQRILQVLAEELHQQGKLKLSECFIDACFVAAKKGGRVLGKTKRGKGSKLMAIADANGMPLAVLVASASPHETRLVEATLAARFTEARPVRLIGDRAYDSDPLDKALAQQGIEMIAPHRRNRKRKKTQDGRKLRRYRRRWKVERLFAWLGHFRRIVMRHERYAENYLGFVLLGCLMIFLRTFFGWLLL